The nucleotide window ATTCCATTCACATTTTTGCACATGTTTCATTGAGCTCTTCTTATTGTGCTTCATAGCAACTGGAAGTAGTcatgtatttcaaaagaaaagtgaaacCCTATTAATTTACCTGAGACTACAGACCTAGACATAACAGATCTCTGTCTTTCCTGACCATTTTTCCTCAGCAGCCCCACTAGTCCACAGCTatctactatttttctttttcagagatgGTCTAATTGATGTGTTAGCTAACTAAACTCTGTGTAATTGTTCTCTGGTATTTAACTTTGAAAGCTGCTGTTTCTATTTCAGATCCAAAGAAGGAAGGGGTTGTGTGCCTCAGAGGCTTGTCTGATATTTTCAACTGTATATAAGTTAGTTTAATAAAAGGTACTACTTCTACCTGCAAGCCTTGCTCTGGCTACATCCCTGGACCATCCTGGCTACAGCAGAGTGCTATTAGGACTCCCCTGATGTCACCTTGTCAAGTCAAACAATGCCACCAAGAGGTTAGGCTCTGAAAGGGGTAAAGGATGCAGCATTTTGTAGTATGCAGTGATTGTCACTGAAGTGAAAGCCATGTATTACACACAGCATTTAAATCCCATGACATGAATTATTCACTTCACTTCTTATTCACCCCTTGCTGTTGTTATCAGTGACACTTTGCtctcatttctggttttgctttctccTACAGTCATTGGATAAGCCATCTTCAGGCTGTTGTATTGTTTCAGACCTGTGATGttttaaatggttaaaaaaaagatgcagtgcCTTGTTCCCAAGTGAAGCCTTGTTTCTGGTTCCTGTGACATTTTTAATAGCAGACCATGTAGTTTCTTTCCCTAATCTGTGAGCAGTACTCATCCTCTCCTTCATGCCAATTGCCAGCTGCTTTTACAGGCAGATTGGCTTTATGTTTCGTTTGAAGAAATCAAATCATAACCTTCCCAAAGAAATCATTCATGACatcttgcatttaaaatacagttctgaTATGTAGTTTGTAGTGGAAAAAATGTACTGCAGTGGCCATGGGAATCCCATGATAAAGAATTGTATGATACAGAAGACACGTTAGTCTGAATTACTGTTATGTAGTTACATATATGTAGCTACAAACTGTTATGTAGTTACATGACAGTCTGTTAAGCCATTGTATAGCCAGGGTTGTCATATTTCTTACAAAGGTGAAAAGAAAGTGACTAATGATCAAGTGCCTCAATTTTCAAATATCTAATTTGCCTATATTTTAAAATGGCTCTGGTTTTCAAATGGTTGAGTGCTGAttactttctgaaaatcagcCTCATTTATCTCACATGCATCACCTAAAATCATTACTACTTTTTGAAACTTTAGAGCTGTTTATCTTTCTCTTAGTCTTCTAGTTAGTCATTATAAACCAGCATGTGTCATAGTCTGTCCAAAAATGTCAATAAAACTGGATTTTCCTGGCATAAAGGTaagcaaaagaaaattgtttATGAAGACATAactttttatgtatattttaatactgtatttaGTAAGAACTTGAAACAAATcaaatttttataattttagatcataaagaattaaaaatgtcATCCTGCACAAATCCTCAAGCACAAAAGAACACTTCAGCTTCCTTTCTGGGGTTCAGATCACCTTTTGCTTGGCTCTTCTCCTTTAGAAAATCAAGGAAAAACCAGACTCAGAAGCAACCACGGTGAGCTATAATCAGAACACACATTATTTCCAGCTTTAAAAAAGTCTATGAATTGTTCTGTGTTTTGCATAGAAAactttgttaaaattatttttccagtctaTTGCCTTTCACCTTACTGGGAAGATTGGGATTTTACTTGGTCATGTAATGAGAGATTATCTGTTCTGTGTCAGAAGAATGAGGACTAAGTGGCAAGTAATACGTAAAGTCTCTTGGCTAAATCTATTTTGCTCAGGTTCTGCATAAAGGCTTTAAATCTATGAAATCCCTTAGACTTAGCAGTGGCTGCATTCTATTTAATTCACTCTCAAGAGGACAAGGTGTAAGGCACATGGGGATCTGGTGCCCTATGGCTGTGATATAACAGGAAAGCTGGCTTTCCCAGGCCATGGCAGAGAGTACCGGCCCCAGGCAGCTTTGCGGCATCACTTCCCACCGTTTCTAGCCCAGAGGCAGCTTCAAGGCAGGCCTGCAGCTTGAGCTCTAGCCGAGCAAACAGGGCGGCTCTCCAGTGCTTTTGTCTTCGGTGCTTTGTCAGGGCTTTGGTTTCAACTGGATCTGAACCAAAGATGGCCTCATATTCAGCGCTGGAGCTGCTGTGGGAAGAGCATCCTTCTCCCTTGCCAGCCACAGGGTTaaagctgctgttcagagggaacAGGGGACTATGCTTGGGCTAGTTAGGCTGACTGTTCTGTCTTAACTTTTGTCCTGTGTGGTCCTGAATGTCAGTAACGCCTGAGTGAAATAGTATTATTTTTGTGTGCATCTTAGGGTAATGCTTGGGACTGGCAATCATAGGTAAAGGTGCATTGTGTAGTGCTGTGAAGTCTAAGCACGAAGATGCAAGATCTTTGGCACAAAGAGCTGATTTTCACTCTGTGAGTCTCCCGATGGTATTCTGGTACATGCCTGGGGCTCCTAGGTGGCATGACGCTAAAACAAGGAACAGCTATAATAAACAATGACAGGGAATGCAAGCCTCTAAAGAAATGATGATTAGTCTGATACGTAGGTTTTATAGCACAGCAGCTTGCCATTGTGGAGTGTTTGTATCAAAGCAGTAGGAGGTTTAAGGAGAGGTTTGAACAGAGGCTGTGAGGTTAACTTTGTGGATGTTTAATGGTCACAATTCTCCTACATAGCAACgcagcatttagaaaaaaaatatttgcagttttaacACTGCTCCATATATGTCATgtgcttcctcttctttcagtgaCACAGTAATGCCCCTTATGCTGGGACACACCAACACTGGCCTGTAGCCCTACCTGCAGAGTAAAGGGGCACTTCTGTAACAGACTCAGATTTCAAGGGTGCTTTTTCCTGGTGCATGGTTAGGTAGCTGATGCACAAGCGAAGGTCTAGACTTTGCTGTAGAATCTAAGCATTGACATGATTTCTTAATTTaggaaggcaaaaaaataaactgcCTACTCATTGCATCAGCTTTCCTAATACATGTTTATGTGGCTTTTCCACAGCAAATCTATCGTATCTCAGGCTCAGATGCCTTTGATTTCTTACCGAACAcagcttgaaaaataaacaagtcaaTCCTGACGTGTAACTGAGCTGATTGCTACATTTTCTAGTCACGCCTCTCTGTTGAAAACTTCCCCCACCCTCTTCTAGGTGTTGCCGTGGCATGTGGTTTGCTTTATGCATagacaaagcactgaaataatcTGCCTCTCACCAGGTAGAGTTATTTTGGAGAGCTAGTGAAATACAATAGGAGGCAGCACTGTAAATCCTGTAAATAAGCCTAACTGGAAGAAGCTTTTAAATAGCTAGATATTAATGGCTGTTTAGAGGGTCCTTTCTGTACTGGAGAGACAGTTTCATCAGCTGCGGTGGTGTTTTGCTGTGAGAATAAATTATGGATCCTGCAAAAAAGAGTATGCTTATGTGGAGATACAGAAGATGCTAATAAAAGGTTTGTAACTGTAGTCTGAAGGTAGTGAAATGTTTGATCACTTTTAGGTTCAGAGGTGTTCGGTGTTCTTGAATTCATCCTTATTCTTTTCTAATACGTAAGTGTGATTCATACTGGAAAAGAATGCTGTTTAATTGTGTTTTCAGCATATTTATGTGTTTTTTGCTTAGCTGGCTTCTTATGTAGGACTGATAAGAATAGTATAGAAGAAAACAGATTACGATCTGACATTAGACAACTCGGAGATGGCCTGGGGAAGACAGGTGCCTCAGTGAAAATACTAATTCGCAGCAGATTTTAATTCATGGATTTATATTATTGTTACTAGTAGTGATAGTAGTAAGTAGAGTCATCTTTTAATCTTACATTCAGTTGTCATAAAAAAGATACATATGTATATAAgtgaaaaagtataaaatataacTTCTTGTTTTTCATAGTGAGCAGTATTTTTCTGATGGCAAATAATTCTGAACTTGAGCAttaatttaacttcttttctGTTTATGAATAATAGATAATGTTTACAAGTATGTGTGTATGTGCGGGTGCATGTGTGTGCAAAATAATGTAAACATTGCTCACTATCCTTAaccaaaaaagaaactgaattactttttcctaaaattaaaCAGTGTTTCTCTGAAAGTAAGCAAAACTTTaactctgaaatgctgaaaaacttaaaacagttcagaaaaaatAGTGAGGCAGTTTGAGAAATGGAGACATTGGCAtagagaaaagattaaaataaccTTGTTTTGTATAAGTTGGCagggaggaaaataaagcagGATGCAATGACCAGTTATTTCTGAAAGAACAGTGACAACAAAGACATGGAGAAATTTAGAATAGTGCCAGAGGtgcaaatgaaaatttaatttttgcctAGACTATCACAAGACATTTCTAACTAACATGTCTATTTCATGTAGCTTCATTGCAAGGAGCAATTAACACAACACCAAGCACAGCACCAAGTGGGGAGAACTGTAGAGTAGCTTTGCACAGTAAAGCTGAAGAAGAGAGCTTCTAACAAAGCTTCTACATTTTTGTTATGCATATAATTAAAATTAAGGTAACTCGCTAAGCCGCAGGGCTTCATTGAACTTGGTTTGCAGGAAATTATTGTTAAAAACTCTGAAACGTAAGTTTCATTCTTAATTTGTTGTAGAAGCATTAAAACATATGCAACATTAGTTCAGTTTAAAGGAAGAGCTACGTACATATCTGAGTCCTGGTGCAGTAAACTTCATTCACAGGGAGTGGTAACCCACTGAATTAATGGCTGTTCATATTCAGTGCTACAAGGAAAAATTAGGAGTTTCAGATTCAGATTGTCTGGCTGGATCCTAAGCCCACTGAGGTCAACAGGCTTGTTTCCTTTGGTTTCAGTTGGACCCCATGTCAGAGAGGAATCCTGGTTTTACAGTTCACAATTACAGAAGCAAAAACAAATTGCACCTTTCAACTGTTCTTCCCTGCCTGCAAGCACATTGCAAACAAATGACAAAGCACTTCAGGAGGAAAGGCTGGGCCACAAAGAACCTGCCAACAAGCCGGTTTATACTTGCTGTTGAAGCACAATAAAGTAGTCTACCTGAGCACAGGAAGGTTTTAAGAGCCTAAGAACAAGGTCATTCAAACAGACTTTGAGACAAACAGGACTGAGCAGAACCGTCTTTCCCTACTTCACTTTCTCTCAAGAATTAACTTCCTGGGAAAAAACAGTTTCTGAGACAAGGAAGAACTGGCAATAAGCACAAGCTGAGCAACTTTCCTTCAGGGCTTTTGAAGGGACTGGGTTTGCTTAGTTATAAAATAAGGATCTGCAGAGTCAAATAGACTTACTGAAGTCAAGTCCTGTTCTTGTTTCTttagtttattttgtatttagtttATTTTGTATGTCTGCAAGTCACCCCATAGAACAGAATACCTTTTATGTTCAGGGCTTCTCGTCTTGTTCTAACCACTGCATTACTCACAGACGCTCTAGCCAGTTCTCTGCCAAGCCCTTGCAAGTCCTATATAGCTTAGGAAAGCAGATGAGCCTTCTACCATGTGTTTAAAATTGGTAAATAAAGGCTGCTTTGGGTGAGTGGCAGCAAGTTCCAGAgttcacacagaaaacaatctaCTGTCTGTCTCTCCTTCTTCACAGGGGCAGAGCATAGCTCTGCATCTGAGCAGGgtgaaatggaagagaaaaacaatagAATTGCAGATGCAAACCACTTACAGATTTACAACTAGTTAACTTTGGCTATTTGTAGTACCTACTAAATTATTGTTGCTTGGAAAAAGGAGTAATACTATCTTATCATAACACTGGATTGAAGCAATTACTTTATGGCTGTTGCAGACATTCAGATATCAGTAGATTGAATTCATTCTTGGCTGTGCACCTACAACATGTGCAAGCTCACAGGGCCAAACTGAATGGTACGTTtccacagcatttttttgttagcaggattgttggggggggggaaggatggATTCTTCATCAAGCAGCCTTTTTTCAGATGCTTCTCAATAGTTGTTAAAGAGAAACTGCTGGGTATTTACTACCTGGTAAAATTACATCACATTCCTTTTCAAAGCCAACATTTAAATCCTTCTGCCTACAGATATGACAGTTCTGCTAGCCCATCTTCGAAAGTGGAAGAAATGGCAACGGTAAGTAGCTTATCACCTTTATGGTCAGCAGTGTTTAAActacagatttttcaaaaactAGTCCCCTTTGTTTAGGCTGTTGATATAACCTGTTTAAATAGTATTCTTGCAATTCCTGTTTTAAACACTGAGTAAAATGCCAGTGTTGTGAACCTGTTGAATGCAGTAGAATGAGCTTGCCCTGTTAACTATACAAGTCTAAAGCTTTCCTAGGTAAGCCCTAAGTCTAGCTCTGATCAGGTTTCAGTTCTCCCTTAATGATGGAATAATTGCATGGATAATTTCCTAGGCCAAAACCGTCACCTATTTTGGCAACTCTAACCAACCTGCAATAGGTCAAAACTCACACTGAATAAATAATCTAGTgtatttactttgtttcttttcatttgtacAAGGGTGAAAAAGAGTAGCCGACATGGGCAGGCAGTAAGCTACAGCCTCTCCTGCAACATTTCCATGCACAGAATTactgtgtaaatgtaaattttgacagtaggaaattattttttggcTGAATGTTCCATTTTTATAAGCACGAGCTCAATTTAAGGATGAAACAACAGATTTATTTCTGATGTAATTTAAATGCATGCTGTTGAAATAAACAGATTTCCTCCAAGGATGgtatttgctattttaattactttattgCCCTGTATTACTAACatgtctttcctcctcttcaaTTGTGTGGTATAACCACAGAGGGGACTAAGAAGGTATGCAGTATATAATCAAAGGTATAGAGGAGGTAAATTGGCCACCTCCCTTCTCTCATATTTCAAAAACAAAGGGATGATCTATATTAATATATGAATGAACAAAGATCTTATCAGAGAATCCTGCCTGTTATACAAATAGACTATAATAGCTAGACAAGTAAAATATTATGAATATTGAGAACTAAAAAGTAGtaagggtttttattttaaaaaaggaggaagagtCTCAGCTAAAATAACAGCAGTTCAGCAGTTGTCTGCACTTCTACCATCTGAGACTGTGAGCTGAGACAAATATGGATGGGATAGGAACCTCTCCAACTTAACATGTAACCTAAACTCAGATGACATTTATCCCACTGCTGAGGTAATTTATCACAGCCCCCTAACGTGCTGTCTTGCAATACGAAAATTGACCGTGGTGTTAAACTATTAAATCTCTGTCGGGAGGTCCATGTGTGAATTTAAAAATGTGCTGTCAAGGAAAAAGTGATAAGGCAAAACTAAATTAAGAGATACAATGCATTAAGGATACATACGgagaaaataagtaaaactaTGTCCCTTATTATAAGGTTATTATAATTCATGTATCCAAAACATGCTACAGTATGAGGACAAGATGAGCAAATCTCCTTATTACATGTGTAAAAGTCTCTAAAATGTATGCAACTTTACAATCCTCAgtcatatattttaataatacagTATTTAATGGCCCCACAAAGAGTTTACTGATCTGTGTGACTTGTGACACGTGATTTTAATCCACATGTAGAACTAAAATCATGTTGCCTTACAATTTTTAACAGGCTGAAATGTGTAATTCCCCAATGTCAACTGAAACAAGTGGTCATTCTTTTGAtgcaaaccaaaatgaaatgaTGGAGAAAAGTACACAGGAATGGAATGAACAGCTAGAGAAGGAGTTTTTCAGTGGTAAGTGTGTGTCCTTACTTTGTTCTGATGTTGTTGTTACCAGAAGTGACCGTGGTGACTGGGTTCAGAGAATTTTCTGCAAAAGCATGGGCTGTAAAGATACAGCTCATTACTTTCTAGCatagtggctgctttttgctggCTTTGACAGCAGAATGTCTACTCTGACACTGACTTCAAGATGTATCACTGGTCACTCTTAGAGTGCATTTCATCTCATACTGATCCAGTTCAGAAAAATCACACCCTACAAGCATACATTTCTCTCTGCTGATTCTGAATGGAGTCCATATTGCATCCTTTAGATGCAGACATACACTTACGCGAGAAGTTCATCCCAGTTTCCTGCATGCATAATTTTGATAATGATGAATTACTGGGCCTGGTTTTATGAATTGTGAAGCCTCAGACCACAGGCCCAAGAGGCATTATGGTATTCAGTTAGCTTTCTGGGAGCCCTTATAGCACCAGGTTTTTTTCTCACTGCTAGGAAGCGAGGCAGCATCAGACCCAGCCTGTGGGAGTACAGAGGTCTTCTTCCATAAACTTTCTCAGATCTATGCAAAAAACTGTCCATGAATATTACTTTCTATTACCCCAAATTACAAGAAATCACAGATTGAAAGCATGAGCGGGAAGCAATGGGTGAGTCGCcagtgctggaagaggagagcactGCATGGTGGACAGTGGTTCTTCTGAAACTCACATGCCTGTCACTGCTTTTGGGTGTCAGTGATAACTGTGCACACTTGCCCACTGACAGAGGAGAACTGTACATAGCTTGGCTGATGTCCTCCAAATGGAAGACTCAGAAACAACtcatcttttttcttgttctaaaCTGACACTCTCAGGAGTCTTCTCTCTTCTGTGCTGAAGAGAAACttagaaaaattgaaaattttagTACCTTTGTATCACCTTTTATTCCAAGTATACATACCTAGCAATGCTTTCTTAATGATTCTGTACTATTAACACAGATCTGTAATGACTGATCAGgcagtcttttttatttaaatggattAGGAAATGCTGTAGCACAACAGCCGTATCCATTTGTGTTTACATCTTATGTGTgctattttcaaaatacaaaaagaataCAGTTAGTGAAGGCATAATTGGTTTTGccagtaaaaatatttcaaatacattcCTGTCACTTAGTCTTATGACTGAATATTTTGGTTAACTGAGCTGTATAGTATTTAATTCCAGTTCATGAGACTGTCTATatctaaaaatacagctttgttGCTAGAATGAATCACAGGTTCCTACCTATTTCGTTACCCTTTTTTATCCAAAGCCATTTTCAGTGCTCATTTTAAAGTAATAAGCTACAATTTCATAGAGAACttcttttctgaatgaaaaaaacagtgaacaCGTCAGACTACTGAACATGCTTGTTTGATGGTTTGCAGGATTCTGTGTTTCTTACAGTTACATTATAACTGTGCTTTGTGAACACACAGAAAGGTCTATGTTTGCCTAGTGAATTCTCTTCAGGAATTTTTTTGCTTACAAACTAGATTTGGAAgtttatacacacatatataaagcGTGAGTAAGAATTCAGActtcaaattgctttttttttttaaatatcataaaGACTAACATTTACATAAAGAGCAGTTTTAAGATCAGTCATGGAgcagcacatttttttccttgtagtcATAATGGGTGACTGCTGAAAGCTCCTGTGGAGGAAGAATGTGTGGTTTGGGAAGGGTTATGAAAGCTGAGAAGCTGACTCCTTTCAAAACCAGTTCTGATTATTAATGTAGTACATGAAacttttaaacataaatataagattattaaagaaaacaaaaccaagtatcTTTTTTGTTCCCTGTGCAGTTCTAAATGACCTGGATGACCAGCTGGCCCAGGAACAAGCCCAAGACCCAGTGGACAGGACAGTTACTACTAGCAGTGCATCAAATGTCCAGTACAGTAGTGCATTCCCTACTCCAAAGAGGCAGACTGCTAGTAGGGGGCAACACAGAAATGACTGGAGTGACATGCCTAGCACATTTTTCCCCGATGGTCTAAGAACAATAAGAGCCAAAGATGAACACAAGATTTTCATCAGACCAAGGAAATTACACAGTGCATATATAAACTGGCGCCAGACAGCCTTTCAAGAAGATTATAATTATGGTGATCCAGTCGATGGAAATCCTCATCTGCTAAGCAGCAGGTTGTCTTCCGTTTCTTTCGGACGGTCTTCAGAAGGTAGCTTATATCCTCCTTCTATAACACAGAACAGTGGATTTAGGCACAAGAGTTGTATGAACAGGGATACAGCTGGCAGAAGTTACTCTGTATGTTCCCTTCGGAGATGTCCGTCATCAGTATCTTCTGACCAGCTATCAGCATCTAGTTTACAGCATCCATTGGCAAGGGAGAGCAACAATGGTTTTGTACCAAGGTTTGGTCGACAGAACCCAAAGAGAATTCCTCTGTCCTCTATTGTGTGGAACAACACACCAGACTCTCCTGGACAAACATCAActcaagaaaaaatgtttagaacCCAATCACTGATGGAGATTCATGCTACAGACCATGGTAGATATCCTAGCTCTTTGCAAGAAACCAAGAAATATGCATGTTACCACTCAAAACACCACTACAGAAGATCTATTTCAAGCAGTAATTGCTTTAGTAGAGTTAGTTGCCCTGACAAAGCTACTTCTCTGTTGCCCTTTGATAACTGGGAAAATTACCCATTatacaaatcagaaaataatctcTCTAGATCCTACTACAGAGATACTTCTCATGGCAAGTTGTATGCAAACCAAAAGAATTCTCCTTATGGAGGAAAAGACAGCTCTCCTCCTTGGGCTGATATTCCTCAGTACTACAGTGATGAAGCGTTTATTTCCCCTGATGCCAGCTTTGAAATGATTATGGCTAATTTAAATGACCAGCAGTTGCCACATACAAACAATGCCAAGTTTGGTTCACAGCGCCTACAGAACGATTTTCACATGTATTCTCCAGAAAATACAAATATCAAAAGGATAATGAGAAGTGCAAATAGAACTTTTTCAGAATTCACCGAGGGCTGTCAGCCTTGGCTAAGTGGTAACTCTTCAGTTTCTTCATCTAGTATCAGAACTGATGAGTCAGTCTTTCCTAATTCAAAGGACCAAACAAAACCTATAGGACTGAACAGGAATTCAGTTGTCGTTACGCAAAGAAGTACTAAGGCAGACTTTACACAACCAGAACAGGCTGAAGGTATGAAACTGCCAGGGGAAGACATGCCGTTACAGTCAGTTTCTCAACAAGCAGATACAAACTACGTCAACACTCAGAGTTTTCCCTCTAACAGCCGTGCTTCTGCCATGTTGCAAAGCGATGCATCTCTCTTTAACACAATGAGATCAAAGAGACAAACCCAAGTCACTGCCAGAGGAGATACTGCAAAAATGTATACATCAAACGGTGATAAAAGAAATGtacaaatgaaggaaaacaattgCCCACCCAACAGTGCGTTCAGTCAGCCTCCCTACATTTTGCCAGCTGATGAGAGCAGGAAGGAACCTCTTCTTCCAAGTCAGAAAGAATGGGAACATAATCTGTGTTATGCAGCAAAAAGAGGGAGCATCAAACAGGATAATCGGAGTGCAGAAGCCATTAACCAAGCTACTCCAAAGAGACAGTCCTCACTGCTGAATGTTGCTTCCACTCCGTCTACTGAAAAATCAGCAAACTGTCAAGGCATGTTGTCCTGTCCTCCCAAATGTTCATCTAGCTCCTCACAAAGCTCTCCACAAGCACTTTCTCATAAAGACAGTTCTAAATGTTTAGGAACACTAACTAGCTCTTCAGTAAATTGCACAGTTACTGAATCTCAAGCAGAAGGTGGAAAAACAGCTCAAGTGAGCAGAACACGTGTTACCAAaaagatttcacagaaaacactgcagaataCAAGCACTTTACTTACTAAGGACTGTAATGGACAGTTCACTGCTAGTTCTCTACAACATGGAAATTCTGGAAATATTTGTATGCGTAGACTTGATGGAGACCCTAAGACCTCTGAGCATAGTTTAAGTTATTTTTGCCTtgaaaaagaaagtggaaaaataaggAGTAATTCACTTTGTGTTGAAAGGCTTCGTGAGCAAGACAACTTGCTGAGACATACCAGTAGCTGCAGCATTACTGGCTCCCCTAGCAGAAACAGCCTCAAATCTCCTGACCCACTTGTTATTTATTACACTTTGCCTAGAAAATCAGCCAGCATTGCTGGTAGTATTATGTCAGATACACCCATCTCTTTACCTAGAGAAAGTAGAACAACATACAATTATTTAAGGTCTGAAACTCCACAGAGAGCTGATGCCTTTTGTCCTAATCAAAGAGATGTGTCTTGTTTAGATAGAAAACATTCCTTTTTAACTCCAGCATCATTAAATGTTGCTAcaagtaacaaagaaaaagattacCCCAGTACTTTAACCAAAAGTCCTAATAGTTCAGTAAGTAGTAGTACATCAGTTGAACTGACAGACAGATGTAAACATCTAAGTCGAAGAGAATCCTCTGTGTTTTCAGATTGTAAGGAGAGGGGAaattttttgcagaaatataAAACTACAAGCACATTTACAGTTTGTGTTGATGAAGACCATGTCAAGTATCATGAACTAGTTTCAATTTATTACACATTACCACGGAGGCATTCAAGAACATTTTGTAACCTCTTTAGAGATAATCCAGAGGATACAGATCTACCTTGTCCCAAAGAAAATGCTCAGTCATCAAGAATAcgaaacaagaaaaatgaaggtCATGTGAGTTTAGCAAATGTTTTCTTCCCCAGTACTTTGGAAAAAGAGGTGCCTTCATATTCTTCTGACCAAGTATCTTCATCTCTGGTCACACCTCAGAATTTAGGAACTGCTGTTGATAGTGAAGAAGAGAATTCCCACTTATCTCCTAGCTCTGAGAAGATATGTACTTCAAAGTCAGTGAGTATGGTACATAACAGGAAAGATAGTTCAGATCTTTCATTAGCAGAAAATGTGCTTTCTGACATGGTGgcaaaagaaatttcttttggTGGTCCACAATCCACTGCAATAGTGGCAAAGTCAGATAAGGCCATTTCTGATGTTTCAAGCAgccaaaatacagaaatgtgcctaaaagaaaaggaagttttaCA belongs to Strix uralensis isolate ZFMK-TIS-50842 chromosome 2, bStrUra1, whole genome shotgun sequence and includes:
- the EXPH5 gene encoding exophilin-5 isoform X1 produces the protein MVRQYRKLLKRKKSGTVLQGVTGEWFEEIQRKKFQNYIDVNRMLKPPLEHQLRKSKNTNHKELKMSSCTNPQAQKNTSASFLGFRSPFAWLFSFRKSRKNQTQKQPRYDSSASPSSKVEEMATAEMCNSPMSTETSGHSFDANQNEMMEKSTQEWNEQLEKEFFSVLNDLDDQLAQEQAQDPVDRTVTTSSASNVQYSSAFPTPKRQTASRGQHRNDWSDMPSTFFPDGLRTIRAKDEHKIFIRPRKLHSAYINWRQTAFQEDYNYGDPVDGNPHLLSSRLSSVSFGRSSEGSLYPPSITQNSGFRHKSCMNRDTAGRSYSVCSLRRCPSSVSSDQLSASSLQHPLARESNNGFVPRFGRQNPKRIPLSSIVWNNTPDSPGQTSTQEKMFRTQSLMEIHATDHGRYPSSLQETKKYACYHSKHHYRRSISSSNCFSRVSCPDKATSLLPFDNWENYPLYKSENNLSRSYYRDTSHGKLYANQKNSPYGGKDSSPPWADIPQYYSDEAFISPDASFEMIMANLNDQQLPHTNNAKFGSQRLQNDFHMYSPENTNIKRIMRSANRTFSEFTEGCQPWLSGNSSVSSSSIRTDESVFPNSKDQTKPIGLNRNSVVVTQRSTKADFTQPEQAEGMKLPGEDMPLQSVSQQADTNYVNTQSFPSNSRASAMLQSDASLFNTMRSKRQTQVTARGDTAKMYTSNGDKRNVQMKENNCPPNSAFSQPPYILPADESRKEPLLPSQKEWEHNLCYAAKRGSIKQDNRSAEAINQATPKRQSSLLNVASTPSTEKSANCQGMLSCPPKCSSSSSQSSPQALSHKDSSKCLGTLTSSSVNCTVTESQAEGGKTAQVSRTRVTKKISQKTLQNTSTLLTKDCNGQFTASSLQHGNSGNICMRRLDGDPKTSEHSLSYFCLEKESGKIRSNSLCVERLREQDNLLRHTSSCSITGSPSRNSLKSPDPLVIYYTLPRKSASIAGSIMSDTPISLPRESRTTYNYLRSETPQRADAFCPNQRDVSCLDRKHSFLTPASLNVATSNKEKDYPSTLTKSPNSSVSSSTSVELTDRCKHLSRRESSVFSDCKERGNFLQKYKTTSTFTVCVDEDHVKYHELVSIYYTLPRRHSRTFCNLFRDNPEDTDLPCPKENAQSSRIRNKKNEGHVSLANVFFPSTLEKEVPSYSSDQVSSSLVTPQNLGTAVDSEEENSHLSPSSEKICTSKSVSMVHNRKDSSDLSLAENVLSDMVAKEISFGGPQSTAIVAKSDKAISDVSSSQNTEMCLKEKEVLQTTTPLMSTLSIPPKPGRHLENSLYSTSTNKNIIHKGNSENCCQPPKVNTNKNLSGLLLHPGGKSSLGRKGNTEHADVPVPPAEGMYRDRTEVKQRVNFLHQTTPLYNNKCSGLQLRADSSRKNASDLNSCSKVLSESQNKASEVSTASSADPLLQLNEVVSTDTGDLKNSEMKKERNSQSTCVGKDYSGLQESERHSEGSLNINCKDKVLRVTQDQKTTQSAEDENKLLSECTRDKVKDIEKRKNRPSIKNKLAAVYKTSRKFSSKHLPPKPHISNIFSQNDGSATSSEVDMSLNSLISVDSYQPFLQLDNENQNHSLNPDKNMPRPRAAKNKKTENQNDPSLLVNNTNWKSFTSSYTQKEAISPSKNTVNVENRPNLTTLFLDKAVTTRNKNFQTPDLRLESKSQPISPSAALSDLLDDEKRRVSSRACSPPLPLLTDKNSNTYVNSCLQADVCLGQNLTSRTVLGQCQNTSQSASLKNANLQSYQLSKSHAKSQRERHLSESICARDSDETFASGSNVLPKGGIHGKRFKSYSELLSCDENENWASDDEKCYSTRNLMYPSVEFGIFGKEQQLAFLENIKRSLTEGRLWRPCLLNNPGALRDRDPPSINRAELLSSSSAGSKMSSAASSPREPTDTYREYPAAYSDSDSDTTTDDEYYLDEIDKESEL